A segment of the Robbsia sp. KACC 23696 genome:
TCGGCACGGTACGCAGCGTGAAGCCATGGCGCTCGGAAAGTCCCTGTAGCAGGAAATGCAGACTCGGAAAGCAATCGGCGGCGATCAGAACGACGCGGCCGCGTAATGCGGATCCGGCCGACGATCCCGTCGTTTCATCGGCGAGGGTATCGATGCAGCGCGCGAATGCCTCGGTCACGTTCGGTGCCGGGAAGAGGCTGGCCTCAGGCGCATGGATCAAGCTCGCCCAGTTTGCAAGCAGCGCCCTGCGTGCTTGCAAGGCAAAGGTCCAGCCGTCGTCCTGCGGCCCGCACCAGGCGTGCGTGAACGCAGCCATCGCCGCGTCGAGCGCCGCTTGCTGGCCGGGAAAGCGGCCGGCGGAATGATACAGACACCAGCCGCTATCGCTGTCTTCTTCTGCGCTGGTGTGGGCGACGTTTCGCTCGTTCATGATCGTGTCGGGTCGTTGCCGCAGCGTCAGATCTGCGGGGGCAAACGTTTGTAAAGTCCGATGCAGATCAAGCTGAGCACGGCGCAGCCCATCAGGTAGAAGCTCGGGGCCGCGGGATCGCCGGTTTTTGCGATCAGTATCGTCACGAGCCAGGGCGTAAAGCCGCCGAAGACCATGACGCCCACGTTATAACCAAAGCCCAGTCCGGTGCTTCGGATCGCGGTGGGAAACAGCGAGGACAGCACGGCGGCGAGCGGGCCGAAATAGACGGCTTTTATAAGCCCGGCAATCACCATGATCGTCATCAGCACGCCAAGCGACGGCGCCATCAGCAGCCACTTAAAGCAGGGATAGATCGTCAGCAACGTGGCGCAGGCAGCCAGGCGCATGATCCGCGCGCGGCCGAAGCGATCCGCGTAGTGGCCCATGATCGGCGTCAGCACCATCAGGATCAGGCCGGTCACGACGGTGGCGGCGAAGCCGGTGGACGCCGGGAGATGCAGTTGCTTCACCGCATAGGTCGGCATGTACAGAATCATCAGATAACTCGCCGCCGTGGACACCGACAGAATGCCGGCGGCGAGCAACAGGCGTCCTTTGTAGTGCGCGAACAGTTCCGTCATCGGGGCGGGCGCCTGCACGTGCGCGCGGTTATCGGTGGGTAGCGTGTCGTCCACGAAACGTCGGATATACAGACCGACCGGCGCGATCAGCAGACCGAAGGCGAAGGGGATCCGCCAACCCCATGCATCGATCTGCGCGTGCGACAGCTGGGTACTGAGCAAGAGTCCGAACGCGGAGGCCAGCACCGTGCTCATGCCTTGGCTGGAGAACTGCCAGCTTGCAAGAAACGCTTTGCGATCCGAGCGTTGCTCGACCATCAAGGCGGTGCCGCTGCCGAATTCGCCCCCGGTGGAAAAGGCAATCAGGAAACGCGCGAGCATCAGGCCGAGCGGCGCGCAGACCCCGATATCGGCATAGGTCGGGATGACGGTACAGATCAAGGTGCCGACCGTCGTCAACGAGAGCGCCAGCAGCAGCGCCGATTTTCGGCCATGGCGATCCGCGTAATGTCCCAATACCAAGGCCCCGAAGGGCCGGAACAGATAGGAAGCGCCGAACGTGCCGAACGTCAACAGCAGCGAGACGGTTGCGTCCGATGTCGGAAAGAACAACTTCGCGATCGTCACGGCGAAAAATCCGTATGCCGCGAAGTCGAACCATTCCAAGGCGTTGCCGATGCTGCTGGCGACAATCAGCCGTCGCAGCGCGGCGCGATTCTGCGCGGCCGATTTCGCCGGCACGCCGGCGGCCGTCGTTGCGACATCGGAAACGGCGCCGGCGTCGGCCGGGGCGGAGAGGGCATCGTGTCTCATTATCCTGTCCATAAAAAGGAGCGATTTAATCTCGGGCCGCCGCGCCGATATCCCAAAACAGGCCGGCCATCATCTGCAACGCTTCGCGTGCGACGCTGCCGAGCAAATGTTCGTCCGGCGCATGCTGCCGGCAGTTCGGATAGGAGTGCGGAATCCAGATGGTCGGTAAGTCGAGCGTCTCGGCAAAACATTCGTTGGGAATCGTGCCGCCGAGATTCGGCAATATCGTCGTCGCCTTGCCCGTTGTGGCGCTCAGCGATCGCGTCGTGAAATGGACCCAGGGGTCGTCCGGGTCGAGTCGCGTGGCGCCACCCGATGCTTCGATGGACACGGCGATCTGCGGGAAGCCTTCGCGTGCCAGATGCGCTTCGATCAGGGACTTCGCGCGATGCCAGTCGGTACCGACGACGAAACGCAACTGGCAGACCGCTTCGGCGTGCTCGGGAATGGCGCTGACCGGACGCACGGTATTACCGGATTGCATCGCGAGGATTTCAAGCGTGTTCCAGGCGAAGATCCGTTCAGCCGGACTCAGGCCCGGCTCGCCCCAGCCCTCGGACAGCGGCGGATCGCCTTCGTCCGCGCCGACCACGAGGTCTTGCACCAGTTCTCGCACGCGCGCCGGTATTGCCGGCGGCAGCAGCCCATTGATACGAATGCGCCCGCGACCGTCGACGAGGCTTGCCAGTGCGTTGCTGAGCACGATGGCGGGATTCGCCAGCACGCCGCCCCAGTTTCCCGAGTGACGCGCGCCAAAGTCGTTGCCGACGCGCAAGCGGAAATGCAGCGCGCCCCGCGAGCCGAGGAAGACCGTCGGGTTGCCGGACAATTGACGGGGGCCGTCGGAGGCGATCAGGACATCGGCGCTGAGCCGCTCCTTGTATGCCGCGCAGAGGGCGGCGAGGCCGGGCGAACCGACTTCCTCGCCCATTTCCAGCACGATCTTGACATTGAAGCCCAGGCTACCGCGTGCGGCGAGTACCGCATCGAGGCCGGCGAGGTTGATCGAATGCTGGCCCTTATTGTCCGCCGTGCCGCGGCCATACCATCGATCTCCCTCGACGGTGATGGACCACGGCGTCAGTCCGTCGCGCCAACGCGCGGCATCGCCGCCGACGACATCGCCATGGCCATAGAGCAGGACCGTCGTCAGCGCAGGATCTTCGATGCGTTGTCCCAATAAAAAGGGCGGCGCGCCGGGAACCGGGTTATCCACCAGGTCGAAGTCGAAACCGAGATCGCGCAGCGCGGCGCCCATTTCATCGCGCAGATAGGCATGAAGATGCGGTGCCGCATCGGGCGACTGACTTTCCGTCGGCATCGCGACGCGGCGTTGTAATGCTTCCAGGAAGGCACCGCTGTCGTAATGGTCGCGTGCGAGATCGAGGGCGGTTTGGCGTGACATGGTGGCGAGTTCGGCGGTTCGTGATGCGTTCAGTGAAAGCGATGGTAGACGGCCGAAATAGTTTTTGAATTCGCAATCAAACAAGGTAACCTTGAAAAAAACGCAAACCTCGCGGAGCGGATTGTCGATGCGCACTTTGCTGGAGCCGTCGCTGTACTACTTCTCTGTCATTGCACAGTCCGGTTCGCTGACGGCCTCGACAGAAAAGCTTGGGATGACTGTGTCGGCGTTGAGCCGGCACATCGCCAAACTCGAAGGCGACCTCGGCGTGCCGCTCTTCGAGCGTCATGCTCGGGGGATGACCTTGTCCCATGCCGGAGAGATGCTGTATCGACACGCGCAGCGGTCGATCGCCGACGTGGAAGCGCTGGAGCAGGACATTCGGCGCGATGTCGTGCAACAGGCGCGTCGAATCCGGATCGCCTGCACGGAAGGATTCGCCTTCGATTTTCTGCCGACGTCGTTGAGCCGCTTTCGCAATGCCTATCCCGAAAGTCGGGTGCTGTTGGATGTGGTGCCGTCGCATGTCGCGACGCAACAATTGCTGAGCGGCGAAGCGGAGATCGCGCTGACGTTCAGCATGAAACCGGAGTCGGGCGTGTGGGTGCGCTGGACCATGTCGGCGCCGGTGATGGCCTTGATGCGTCGGCAGCATCCGCTCGCGACGCGCGCCTCGCTGCGGCTCGCGGAGCTGCAGCCTTACCCGGTGCTGTTGCAGCAACGGGCGACGACGAATCAGCAATTGTTCGACATCGCCTGTAACGTCGAAGGCGTCGATATCGTGCCTGCCGTGAGCAGTCAGTATGCGGCGGCCTTGTTCCAGTTCGTCAAGTGGATGGATGGCGCGATCATGCCTTCGGGCTATGTGGCCGTGGCGAACCGTATCGCGCAGGACGACTTGATCGCGATCCCTTTCGACAATCCCTTATTGCAGCAGCGGCGCCTGCAAGTGCAGACGCTTGCGGGACGCGCGTTGACGGGTTTGGCGGCAACCTGTCTCGAATGGTTGATCGCCGATCTGCGGCGCGCCGATATCGTTGGCGACGGTACGGCATCGATGCCCGCCGCCAACTGATGCCGCGGCGTCGCACGCTGAACCGCTGACAAACCGGTTACTGCAAGAACCGCCGCTCATAGCTTTGTAGATGCAGCAGCACCAGATCGAGCAGGGCAAGGGCGCCGCCGCCGTCGCGCTGCGTAGCGGACCCTCGCGCAGCATCCCGTGCGCGAATCAAGGCGCCGATCAAATGGTCCGCCTCGACCCGCGCACCGCGTTCGAGATCCTTCATCATCGAGGCGGTGACAGCGGAGTCCGGATTGCAAATCACGGCGCGGATACGCGCGGCCGACTCGGCGCTCAGCGCGGCGCCGGCATCGGCCGCCACCGCGGCGCATTCATCGAATAGCGCATTGGCAAAGGCGCTGCCGCCCGACGACACGATGGTGCCGATCGAAGCGCGCATCAAACAGGTCATGCCTGCCGCCGTCGCGATCTGCACCCATTTCTCCCACATCTGCGACAGAATGCGCGGACTGGCGATCGCATCGCATACCGCGTCGTCGAAGCAGGCCTGCAACGCCAGCACCCGTTCCGACATGCGTCCGTCGCGCTCGCCGAAAACGAGTTGATGGGTGTCGTTCAAATGCTGGACGCGACCGGCATCATCGAGCGCTGCCGAAATCAGACAGAAGCCGCCCAGCACATTGTCCGGGGCAAAGCGCGATGCCAGGCGATCCAGATGCACCATGCCGTTCAGTAGCGGTACGATCATCGTCGTCGGGCCGACCGCCGATGCGAACGCGTCCATCGTATCGTCGAGATCGTAGGCCTTGCAGCCGACAAGGATGGCATCGTAATGGGTTGGCGCCGCGGCGAGCGATTCGCGGCTGACGACCTGCGGTGCCGGAATGGTCAGATTGCCGAATGCGGGGCTTTCCACGACGAGCCCGTGCGCCGCGATGTGCTGCGCGCGGCGCGGCCGCAGCAGAAAGGTCACGTCCTGCCCGGCATGCGCGAGGCGTGCGCCGAAATAGCCGCCCAGCGCGCCGGCGCCGATGATCAGGATCTTCACGGTTTCATCACTACCGATTTCGATGGGTAATCGGAGGCCCAGGTGGGTGACAGGGGCGCGATGAATACATTTTCGGTACGCGTGCGGGCGATTTTCCAGTGGCCATCGGCACCTTTGCGGAAGAGGTTGTTCAACCGCGACGATCGGAGCAAGGCCTTACCGTCGGAAAACAGCCAGGGCTGCATATGCACCCATTGCCCGTCCGCGTTCTGACCGTCTGCGTGGACGTGGATTTGCTCCGATGTCAGGTAATGGCAATTCAGGATCAATTCGGGATCCTTCTTTTGTCCCCAGAAGGCCTCGAAATGGCGACGTATCGCCGCTTTGCCGACGGCCTGTCCGAATTGGCCATCGTAGTATTCGCCGACCCCTTCCCAGATCGCATCTTCCGTGTAGAGCGCGAGGATCAGTTCGATACGCGCGGCGTCATCGGCCACCGCGTATTCGGGAAGCGGCGTATCGCACAGGTACATATACCGTGCCTGGATCTTGCGGATCTCGGATTCGGCCTCCAGCACTTCCAGACGGCGTACCAGGGCGGCGTAATCCACCGTTCCGGCTTGGGGTTCTGACATGATCTTCCTCGTGATGGACGGGCAACGGCCGGGTTCGACGCGCCCACGATAGGGTTGGCGGCCGTCAGCGTCAAATCCATCAAAATCGCGCTCCCCATCAATGGCGCTGATGACGACGGCCTTTACGCGCGCGCGGGCGGCGTCTTGGGCGAGATGGCGCTCAGCGTTTCGATCAGCAGCGAGCGGAACCAATGGTGTCCGGCATCGTGCTCGTACACCTCATGCCAATGCACCATCGACGCGAACGCGGGCAAGGCGACCGGCAGCGGATAGATCGCGAACTGCCCGGCCGCATTGAATACCTCGGCGACCCCGCGCGGCACGGTGACCATCCAGTCGGTGCGCAGCAGGATCTGGGGGATGACGGTGAAGTGTTGAACACGCATCGCGATGCGACGTTGCAGGTCGCGGTCTCGCAGCGCATGGTCGATGGCCAGATGACTACTGTCCGTAGACGACACCGCAATGTGCTGCAGCGCGAGAAACTGCGCGGCCGACAGCGTGCCATTCGGCAAACCCGGGCGTTTGCGTGTCATGCAGGCCCACTCCTCATGGAACAGCACCGCGTGCCGCGTCACGCGCTTCAGCTCGGGCAAATTGCCGATCGCAAAGTCGAGCTGACCCAGACGCAGTTTGGTTTCGATCTCGGCGATTGGCACCGGGTCGGCCGCGACGCGGACGTGCGGGGCGCGCTGTTGCAGCTTTTCGCAGACCGGCGGCAGAAAAACCTGTTCGCCGACGTCCGACAGCGTCAGGCGAAATTCCCGCGTGCTGCTGGCCGGGTCGAAAGGCTCGGCGTCGCGGAGCGTTTCGCCAATCGCGGCCATCGCGCGCCGCAGCGGCAGCGCCAGGCGCTCGGCGGCCGGTGTCGGGGCCATGCCGCTCGGCATCCGTACGAACAGCGGGTCTTCGAACAGCGCACGCAGACGTCCCAGCGCATAACTGACGGCCGGTTGCGTCAGGCCCAGCCGCTGCCCGGCACGCGTCAGGCTGCGTTCTTCGAGGATCACATGGAAGACACGCAACAGGTTCAGATCGACACGCAGCAAATCAGTGGCATTCATGGGCGGCATATTTAAGATGAATTTGACCGATGTCTGGATGCCACTCTAGACTCGGTCAATAAGTTCTGCAATAAGGTGAAAGCGAATGGCGTCTTCGGAGCAAATGGGAATGCCGTCGGCGGCGCTCGGGCCTTGCACGCGAACCGTGCCGGCGCTACTGACCGCGCGCGTCGCCCGCAAGCCGGACGGGGTGCTGTTTTCGGATCGGCGCGATGCCTGGTCGGCGCAGGCCTTGCATGACGTGGTGGCGCGACGGGCGGGCGCCTTGCATGCGCACGGCATCGTTCGCGGCGACCGGGTGGCCGTGTTGTGTTCGAATCGCTTCGAATTTCTCGAAATCGTGCTCGCCTGCGGCTGGCTTGGCGCGGTTGCCGTACCGATCAATACGGCCTCGCGCGGGCTGCAGTTGCAGCATATCCTCGCGAATTCGGGCGCGTGCCTGCTGGTCACCGAGGCCACGTCGATCGACGTAGTGCGCGCGTTGGATCGCACGGCCATCCCGTTGACGTGTATCTGGTTGCTCAATGCGATCGAGGCAAGCAATGAGGCGCTAGCAGAACGCGACGTCGTTGCCGAGACGACGGACGTCGCATCGCTTATCGCGACGGTGCCGATGCCGGTGGCGCTCACGCCGATCGCGCCCGCCGTGTTATCCGACGGCGACCCCTTTGTCATCCTCTACACTTCGGGGACGTCTGGCCTGTCAAAGGGAGTCATCTGTTCTCATGCGCAATTCTTCTGGTGGGCCACGCATACCGGTGGCGATCTGGAAGTGCGCGAGAACGACATTCTGTACACCTGTTTGCCGCTGTTCCACACCAATGCCTTGAATGCGTTTTTCCAGGCCTTGATGTTCGACGCGACGTTGATCGCGGATCGCCGGTTTTCCGCCAGTCGTTTCTTCGATGCGCTCGTCGAAACCGGCGCCACGGTGACCTATGTCCTCGGTGCGATGGTGCCGATTCTGCTGAGCCGTCCGGAAACGCCGGCCGAACGCACGCACCAGGTGCGCGTGGCATTGGCACCGGGCGTGCCGGCACAATTCCACGACGCCTTTATCGGCCGCACGGGCATCGGCTTGACCGATGCCTACGGTTCGACGGAAACGAATGCCGTTATCGGCGGGCCGCTGGCGACACAACGGGCCGGCTATATGGGACGTCTCTCGGACGCCTTCGAGGCGCAAATCGTCGATGCCTTCGACGAGCCGATTCCGGACGGCCAGGCCGGCGAATTGGTCCTGCGTGCGAAACGTCCGTTTGCCTTCGCGAGCGGGTATTTCGGGATGCCGGAGAAGACGGTAGAGG
Coding sequences within it:
- a CDS encoding MFS transporter codes for the protein MRHDALSAPADAGAVSDVATTAAGVPAKSAAQNRAALRRLIVASSIGNALEWFDFAAYGFFAVTIAKLFFPTSDATVSLLLTFGTFGASYLFRPFGALVLGHYADRHGRKSALLLALSLTTVGTLICTVIPTYADIGVCAPLGLMLARFLIAFSTGGEFGSGTALMVEQRSDRKAFLASWQFSSQGMSTVLASAFGLLLSTQLSHAQIDAWGWRIPFAFGLLIAPVGLYIRRFVDDTLPTDNRAHVQAPAPMTELFAHYKGRLLLAAGILSVSTAASYLMILYMPTYAVKQLHLPASTGFAATVVTGLILMVLTPIMGHYADRFGRARIMRLAACATLLTIYPCFKWLLMAPSLGVLMTIMVIAGLIKAVYFGPLAAVLSSLFPTAIRSTGLGFGYNVGVMVFGGFTPWLVTILIAKTGDPAAPSFYLMGCAVLSLICIGLYKRLPPQI
- a CDS encoding M20 family metallopeptidase, with product MSRQTALDLARDHYDSGAFLEALQRRVAMPTESQSPDAAPHLHAYLRDEMGAALRDLGFDFDLVDNPVPGAPPFLLGQRIEDPALTTVLLYGHGDVVGGDAARWRDGLTPWSITVEGDRWYGRGTADNKGQHSINLAGLDAVLAARGSLGFNVKIVLEMGEEVGSPGLAALCAAYKERLSADVLIASDGPRQLSGNPTVFLGSRGALHFRLRVGNDFGARHSGNWGGVLANPAIVLSNALASLVDGRGRIRINGLLPPAIPARVRELVQDLVVGADEGDPPLSEGWGEPGLSPAERIFAWNTLEILAMQSGNTVRPVSAIPEHAEAVCQLRFVVGTDWHRAKSLIEAHLAREGFPQIAVSIEASGGATRLDPDDPWVHFTTRSLSATTGKATTILPNLGGTIPNECFAETLDLPTIWIPHSYPNCRQHAPDEHLLGSVAREALQMMAGLFWDIGAAARD
- a CDS encoding LysR substrate-binding domain-containing protein, with protein sequence MRTLLEPSLYYFSVIAQSGSLTASTEKLGMTVSALSRHIAKLEGDLGVPLFERHARGMTLSHAGEMLYRHAQRSIADVEALEQDIRRDVVQQARRIRIACTEGFAFDFLPTSLSRFRNAYPESRVLLDVVPSHVATQQLLSGEAEIALTFSMKPESGVWVRWTMSAPVMALMRRQHPLATRASLRLAELQPYPVLLQQRATTNQQLFDIACNVEGVDIVPAVSSQYAAALFQFVKWMDGAIMPSGYVAVANRIAQDDLIAIPFDNPLLQQRRLQVQTLAGRALTGLAATCLEWLIADLRRADIVGDGTASMPAAN
- a CDS encoding ketopantoate reductase family protein; translation: MKILIIGAGALGGYFGARLAHAGQDVTFLLRPRRAQHIAAHGLVVESPAFGNLTIPAPQVVSRESLAAAPTHYDAILVGCKAYDLDDTMDAFASAVGPTTMIVPLLNGMVHLDRLASRFAPDNVLGGFCLISAALDDAGRVQHLNDTHQLVFGERDGRMSERVLALQACFDDAVCDAIASPRILSQMWEKWVQIATAAGMTCLMRASIGTIVSSGGSAFANALFDECAAVAADAGAALSAESAARIRAVICNPDSAVTASMMKDLERGARVEADHLIGALIRARDAARGSATQRDGGGALALLDLVLLHLQSYERRFLQ
- a CDS encoding nuclear transport factor 2 family protein, with protein sequence MSEPQAGTVDYAALVRRLEVLEAESEIRKIQARYMYLCDTPLPEYAVADDAARIELILALYTEDAIWEGVGEYYDGQFGQAVGKAAIRRHFEAFWGQKKDPELILNCHYLTSEQIHVHADGQNADGQWVHMQPWLFSDGKALLRSSRLNNLFRKGADGHWKIARTRTENVFIAPLSPTWASDYPSKSVVMKP
- a CDS encoding LysR family transcriptional regulator; amino-acid sequence: MNATDLLRVDLNLLRVFHVILEERSLTRAGQRLGLTQPAVSYALGRLRALFEDPLFVRMPSGMAPTPAAERLALPLRRAMAAIGETLRDAEPFDPASSTREFRLTLSDVGEQVFLPPVCEKLQQRAPHVRVAADPVPIAEIETKLRLGQLDFAIGNLPELKRVTRHAVLFHEEWACMTRKRPGLPNGTLSAAQFLALQHIAVSSTDSSHLAIDHALRDRDLQRRIAMRVQHFTVIPQILLRTDWMVTVPRGVAEVFNAAGQFAIYPLPVALPAFASMVHWHEVYEHDAGHHWFRSLLIETLSAISPKTPPARA
- a CDS encoding ATP-dependent acyl-CoA ligase, with the protein product MASSEQMGMPSAALGPCTRTVPALLTARVARKPDGVLFSDRRDAWSAQALHDVVARRAGALHAHGIVRGDRVAVLCSNRFEFLEIVLACGWLGAVAVPINTASRGLQLQHILANSGACLLVTEATSIDVVRALDRTAIPLTCIWLLNAIEASNEALAERDVVAETTDVASLIATVPMPVALTPIAPAVLSDGDPFVILYTSGTSGLSKGVICSHAQFFWWATHTGGDLEVRENDILYTCLPLFHTNALNAFFQALMFDATLIADRRFSASRFFDALVETGATVTYVLGAMVPILLSRPETPAERTHQVRVALAPGVPAQFHDAFIGRTGIGLTDAYGSTETNAVIGGPLATQRAGYMGRLSDAFEAQIVDAFDEPIPDGQAGELVLRAKRPFAFASGYFGMPEKTVEAWRNLWFHTGDRVVREADGYFRFVDRQKDAIRRRGENISSFEVEQVLSRHPSVELAAVFAVQSELAEDEVMAAIVLRADASLAPLDLIRYCEPRLPYFAVPRFLEFVQTLPKTENGKVQKYKLRERGVTEASWDLETSGYRVRRP